The following coding sequences are from one Mastomys coucha isolate ucsf_1 unplaced genomic scaffold, UCSF_Mcou_1 pScaffold9, whole genome shotgun sequence window:
- the LOC116084646 gene encoding olfactory receptor 2T6-like, whose amino-acid sequence MDGNKTFPSDFTFVGLFTHSKASGFLFSVICATFFMAIVANGVMIFLIHIDPHLHTPMYFLLSHLSFIDMMYISTIVPKILIDYIVGKGIISFAACTAQYFLYMGFVGAEFFLLGLMAYDRYVAICNPLRYPVLMSRRVCWFILASSWFGGALDSFLLTPITMSLPFCASHKINHFFCEAPTMLRLACGDKAIYEMVMYICCVVMLLVPFSVVITSYAQILVTVHQIKSEEGRKKAFATCSSHVIVVTLFYGAALYTYMLPQAYHTPLKDKIFSAFYTILTPLLNPVIYSLRNRDVAGALKRVLARHRGTCSVERK is encoded by the coding sequence ATGGATGGAAACAAAACCTTTCCCAGTGACTTCACCTTTGTGGGGCTCTTTACTCACAGCAAAGCCTCAGGATTCCTGTTCAGTGTTATTTGTGCCACATTCTTCATGGCCATAGTGGCTAATGGAGTCATGATTTTTCTCATTCACATAGACCCTCACCTCCACACCCCCATGTATTTCCTCCTCAGCCACCTCTCCTTCATTGACATGATGTATATCTCCACTATTGTGCCTAAGATTTTGATTGATTACATTGTAGGTAAAGGGATCATCTCTTTTGCTGCCTGTACAGCCCAGTACTTTCTCTACATGGGCTTTGTAGGGGCTGAGTTCTTTCTGCTGGGACttatggcctatgaccgctatgtggccatctgtaacCCACTCCGTTATCCTGTCCTCATGAGTCGGAGGGTCTGCTGGTTTATTTTGGCCAGCTCTTGGTTCGGCGGGGCTTTGGACAGCTTCCTCCTCACCCCCATCACCATGAGTCTCCCATTCTGTGCGTCCCACAAGATCAACCACTTTTTCTGCGAGGCTCCCACAATGCTGAGGCTAGCCTGTGGTGACAAAGCCATATATGAAATGGTGATGTACATCTGCTGTGTTGTGATGCTGTTAGTCCCCTTCTCTGTGGTGATCACATCCTATGCTCAGATACTGGTCACAGTACATCAGATAAAGtctgaagaagggagaaagaaggcttTTGCCACCTGCTCATCACATGTGATTGTGGTGACATTGTTTTATGGGGCTGCTTTGTACACCTATATGCTTCCCCAAGCCTATCACACCCCACTCAAAGATAAAATCTTCTCAGCCTTTTATACCATCCTCACCCCCTTGCTCAACCCTGTTATTTATAGTCTGAGGAACAGAGATGTGGCAGGGGCTTTGAAGAGGGTGCTAGCAAGACATAGAGGGACCTGCAGTGTGGAAAGAAAATAA